From Haloglomus litoreum, the proteins below share one genomic window:
- a CDS encoding Rid family detoxifying hydrolase — MFRAVSTSGAPPEEQAYSHATVANGFVFTAGQIPVTPDGTPVEGSVAEQTRQVMENLGAILAEAGTGFEHVVRTTAYFRDVDDFPAMDEVYAEYFEGPPPARDVVEVRDLPEGAALELVMVATEG; from the coding sequence ATGTTCCGCGCAGTCTCCACCAGCGGCGCACCGCCGGAAGAGCAGGCCTACTCCCACGCCACGGTCGCGAACGGGTTCGTGTTCACCGCCGGGCAGATCCCCGTGACGCCCGACGGCACCCCGGTCGAGGGGTCGGTCGCCGAGCAGACCCGGCAGGTGATGGAGAACCTGGGGGCGATCCTGGCGGAGGCTGGGACCGGCTTCGAGCACGTCGTCCGGACGACGGCGTACTTCCGTGACGTCGACGACTTCCCGGCGATGGACGAGGTGTACGCCGAGTACTTCGAGGGCCCGCCCCCCGCCCGCGACGTGGTCGAGGTCCGCGACCTCCCCGAGGGTGCCGCGCTCGAACTGGTGATGGTGGCGACCGAGGGATGA
- a CDS encoding agmatinase family protein, whose amino-acid sequence MHDRRPDAAFLDSGVASFMGTPTLDPYDADAMAATDASVGVVGFPFDSTCISRSGANMGPQAVRAASRQTRHYHFEYDTDLRDHYTMVDCGDVPTVPGNSPESLDRGAALLGRLLDASMLPVLVGGDHSVTTAGVRALGERADDPGLVLVDTHFDTADEVAGERYNHCCPIARAVDEGGFDPERVSIVGLSAPTNPREELEVALDQGMNLYSLDEVARRGAATVASEAAAAAFDGADATYLTLDIDVLDAGSAPGTGVPTNGGLYSREFLQVVGAVASHGLDALDVVEVSPQLDPAGVTSRMAVRAVVDALAASALGESHAVGTGTAAAAQCRRSRE is encoded by the coding sequence ATGCACGATAGACGGCCCGACGCCGCCTTCCTCGACAGCGGAGTTGCCTCGTTCATGGGGACGCCGACGCTCGACCCGTACGACGCCGACGCGATGGCCGCCACCGACGCGTCCGTCGGCGTCGTCGGGTTCCCGTTCGACAGCACCTGCATCAGCCGCTCCGGCGCGAACATGGGGCCGCAGGCGGTCCGTGCGGCCAGCCGGCAGACCCGCCACTACCACTTCGAGTACGACACCGACCTCCGGGACCACTACACGATGGTCGACTGCGGTGACGTGCCCACGGTTCCGGGGAACTCGCCCGAGAGCCTGGACCGTGGCGCGGCCCTGCTCGGGCGGCTCCTCGACGCGTCGATGCTGCCGGTGCTCGTCGGGGGGGACCACAGCGTCACGACCGCCGGGGTGCGGGCGCTGGGCGAGCGGGCCGACGACCCCGGACTCGTCCTCGTCGACACCCACTTCGACACCGCCGACGAGGTGGCGGGCGAGCGGTACAACCACTGCTGCCCCATCGCTCGCGCCGTCGACGAAGGGGGATTCGACCCCGAGCGCGTGAGCATCGTCGGCCTCAGCGCGCCGACGAACCCGCGCGAGGAGCTGGAGGTGGCGCTCGACCAGGGGATGAACCTCTACTCGCTGGACGAGGTGGCCCGCCGGGGCGCGGCGACGGTCGCCAGCGAGGCCGCCGCGGCGGCGTTCGACGGGGCCGACGCCACCTACCTGACGCTCGACATCGACGTGCTCGACGCCGGGAGCGCCCCCGGGACGGGCGTTCCGACCAACGGCGGGCTCTACTCCCGGGAGTTCCTCCAGGTCGTCGGGGCGGTGGCCAGTCACGGTCTCGACGCGCTCGACGTGGTCGAGGTGTCGCCACAGCTCGACCCCGCGGGCGTGACGAGCCGGATGGCCGTCCGGGCCGTCGTGGACGCGCTCGCGGCGAGCGCGCTCGGCGAGTCACACGCCGTCGGAACCGGAACCGCGGCCGCGGCGCAGTGTCGACGGTCGCGCGAGTGA
- a CDS encoding amidase family protein, whose translation MSHLPPTVRPPTEGELRAAADRFHLDLSEEELADFMELVSGQLAVYEAIAAMTEPKREHTSRERDPGYRPGTDEDPNNAHLRICEVRGADAGPLAGYEVGVKDNIAVAGVEMTAGSVALEGYVPSEDAVAVRRLLDAGATVTRKNNMDALAVSGSGEPTPTGPIINPHSDDHLAGGSSGGSAVAVATGDVDVAVGTDQAGSLRVPAAWSGCVGLKPTHGLVPYTGAMQQGVSWDHVGPMARTVEDAAKLLQVLAGPHPSDPRSRGMSPGDYVGSLDAGADGLTVGVLEEGFGTEHNEPGVDRTVEAAIDGLADAGAGVERVSVPRHADGVLIALGVEVEDLAAMWEAEGVGHYVGGTRDRQFAAEFAKARRASADDFAPTVKQLCLLGGYLREHHHSRFYTKAVNLAQALTSEYEAALEGVDVLAMPTAPTTAFEIESDLSRVELVSRSQGKAGRTQNTMPFNLSGHPAVSVPAGTSDGLPVGLMLVAGQGAEETLVRAGAAAEAAVDWDPRAAIR comes from the coding sequence GTGTCACACCTACCACCCACCGTCCGCCCACCCACGGAGGGGGAGCTGCGGGCGGCCGCGGACCGGTTCCATCTCGACCTCTCCGAGGAGGAACTGGCTGACTTCATGGAGCTCGTCTCGGGGCAGCTGGCGGTGTACGAGGCCATCGCCGCGATGACGGAGCCGAAGCGCGAGCACACGTCGAGAGAGCGGGACCCGGGCTACCGGCCGGGGACGGACGAGGACCCGAACAACGCGCACCTGCGGATCTGCGAGGTACGCGGCGCGGACGCGGGCCCGCTCGCGGGGTACGAGGTCGGCGTGAAGGACAACATCGCGGTCGCCGGCGTCGAGATGACCGCCGGGTCGGTCGCCCTGGAGGGGTACGTCCCGAGCGAGGACGCCGTCGCCGTCCGCCGACTCCTCGACGCCGGCGCGACGGTCACCCGCAAGAACAACATGGACGCGCTGGCCGTCTCGGGGAGCGGCGAGCCGACGCCGACCGGCCCCATCATCAACCCCCACTCCGACGACCACCTCGCCGGCGGCTCCTCCGGGGGGTCGGCGGTCGCCGTCGCGACCGGCGACGTCGACGTCGCCGTCGGGACCGACCAGGCGGGGTCGCTGCGCGTCCCGGCGGCGTGGTCGGGCTGCGTCGGCCTGAAGCCCACCCACGGCCTGGTCCCGTACACCGGCGCGATGCAGCAGGGCGTCTCGTGGGACCACGTCGGCCCGATGGCCCGGACGGTCGAGGACGCCGCGAAGCTCCTGCAGGTGCTGGCGGGGCCACACCCCAGCGACCCGCGGTCGCGGGGGATGTCGCCCGGCGATTACGTGGGGTCGCTCGACGCCGGCGCGGACGGCCTCACCGTGGGCGTGCTGGAGGAGGGGTTCGGGACCGAGCACAACGAGCCCGGCGTCGACCGGACGGTGGAGGCGGCCATCGACGGGCTCGCCGACGCCGGCGCCGGCGTCGAGCGGGTGTCGGTCCCCCGCCACGCCGACGGCGTCCTCATCGCGCTCGGCGTGGAGGTCGAGGACCTGGCCGCCATGTGGGAAGCGGAGGGGGTCGGCCACTACGTGGGCGGGACACGCGACCGGCAGTTCGCCGCCGAGTTCGCGAAGGCCCGGCGGGCCAGCGCCGACGACTTCGCGCCGACGGTCAAGCAGCTCTGCCTGCTCGGCGGCTACCTCCGCGAACACCACCACTCGCGGTTCTACACGAAGGCCGTCAACCTCGCCCAGGCGCTCACGTCGGAGTACGAGGCCGCACTCGAGGGGGTGGACGTCCTGGCGATGCCGACCGCGCCGACCACCGCGTTCGAGATCGAGTCGGACCTCTCGCGTGTCGAGCTGGTGAGCCGGTCGCAGGGGAAGGCCGGGCGGACCCAGAACACGATGCCGTTCAACCTCTCGGGCCATCCCGCCGTCTCCGTCCCGGCGGGGACGAGCGACGGGCTGCCGGTCGGGCTGATGCTCGTCGCCGGGCAGGGGGCCGAGGAGACGCTCGTGCGGGCCGGCGCGGCCGCCGAGGCGGCCGTCGACTGGGACCCCCGGGCCGCGATCCGCTGA
- a CDS encoding cupin domain-containing protein: protein MRLVSLDDVDRPTVDDGFRLAELAAGDRTSILHYTIDPGVRVPRHQHEHEQLGYVFAGELTFLLDDGTEVTAGPDDTYTIDAHEGHAAVNRGEETVLGIDIFSPPRTDLDWESWVTERHAAEGATGTEGE from the coding sequence ATGCGTCTCGTCAGCCTCGATGACGTCGACAGACCAACCGTCGACGACGGGTTCCGGCTCGCGGAACTCGCCGCCGGCGACCGGACCAGTATCCTGCACTACACCATCGACCCGGGCGTCCGCGTCCCCCGCCACCAGCACGAGCACGAGCAGCTGGGGTACGTGTTCGCCGGCGAACTCACGTTCCTGCTCGACGACGGGACCGAGGTGACCGCCGGGCCGGACGACACCTACACCATCGACGCCCACGAGGGCCACGCCGCCGTCAACCGCGGCGAGGAGACGGTACTGGGGATCGACATCTTCAGCCCGCCGCGGACGGATCTCGACTGGGAGTCGTGGGTCACCGAGCGACACGCAGCCGAGGGAGCGACCGGGACGGAGGGCGAGTGA
- a CDS encoding amidase, with product MALRPPTEADVRAMGERLHLDLSDEEVADFRDLLADGLEAYETVRDLRGTYRSTPTRERDSGRRVREDDPYNAWITACHVAGDDGGPLDGWRIAVKDNVAVAGVEMTCGSRVVEGYVPNHDATVVRRLLDAGGDVVGKTNMDDMAFTGNGHSSAFGPTLNPHDPSRLAGGSSGGSAIAVVEDEADLAIGADQGGSIRVPAAWCGIVGHKPTHGLVPYTGIVGIENTIDHVGPMAADVETAARALTVMAGRDPDDPRQPGTVPERDYARDLDPDPASLSVGVVSQGFTRPEADDRVEERVRAAVDALADAGASVEEISLPEHDDAEAVYDVALAEGTYAAMVGEGVGHNWLGWYDEGWVEAFGKFRRAQGGDFPPTVKYTLLLGAYSSEAYHSAYYAAAMNLRRELVAAYDEALAPFDVLAMPTTPQLPNEYVPDQDRVAFIDDAWGSLANCCPFNATGHPALSVPVDPVDGLPVGLMLVGEQFDDGTVLDAGRAVEAVV from the coding sequence ATGGCGCTCCGCCCCCCGACCGAGGCCGACGTCCGCGCCATGGGCGAGCGGTTGCACCTCGACCTCTCGGACGAGGAGGTGGCGGACTTCCGCGACCTGCTCGCCGACGGGCTGGAGGCCTACGAGACCGTCCGCGACCTGCGCGGGACCTACCGGTCGACGCCGACGCGCGAGCGCGACAGCGGCCGGCGAGTCCGCGAGGACGACCCGTACAACGCCTGGATCACCGCGTGTCACGTCGCCGGCGACGACGGAGGACCGCTCGACGGATGGCGGATCGCCGTCAAGGACAACGTCGCGGTGGCCGGCGTCGAGATGACCTGCGGGTCGCGGGTCGTCGAGGGGTACGTCCCGAACCACGACGCGACCGTCGTCCGGCGGCTGCTCGACGCCGGGGGGGACGTTGTCGGGAAGACGAACATGGACGACATGGCGTTCACGGGCAACGGCCACTCCAGCGCGTTCGGGCCGACGCTGAACCCCCACGACCCGTCGCGCCTCGCCGGCGGCTCCTCCGGCGGGAGCGCAATCGCCGTCGTCGAGGACGAGGCCGACCTCGCAATCGGGGCCGACCAGGGCGGGAGCATCCGCGTCCCGGCGGCGTGGTGTGGCATCGTCGGCCACAAGCCCACCCACGGGCTGGTCCCCTACACCGGCATCGTCGGCATCGAGAACACCATCGACCACGTCGGCCCGATGGCGGCGGACGTGGAGACGGCGGCTCGGGCGCTGACGGTCATGGCGGGGCGGGACCCTGACGACCCCCGACAGCCAGGGACGGTGCCGGAGCGCGACTACGCGCGCGACCTCGATCCGGACCCGGCGTCGCTGTCGGTCGGCGTCGTGAGCCAGGGATTCACCCGGCCGGAGGCGGACGACCGGGTCGAGGAGCGCGTCCGGGCGGCGGTGGACGCGCTCGCGGACGCGGGCGCCAGCGTTGAGGAGATCTCGCTGCCCGAACACGACGACGCCGAGGCCGTCTACGACGTGGCGCTCGCCGAGGGAACCTACGCTGCGATGGTTGGGGAGGGGGTCGGACACAACTGGCTCGGCTGGTACGACGAGGGGTGGGTGGAGGCGTTCGGGAAGTTCCGGCGCGCCCAGGGCGGGGACTTCCCGCCGACGGTCAAGTACACGCTCCTGCTGGGCGCGTACAGCAGCGAGGCGTACCACTCCGCCTACTACGCGGCGGCGATGAACCTGCGTCGGGAACTGGTGGCCGCCTACGACGAGGCACTCGCCCCGTTCGACGTGCTGGCGATGCCGACGACGCCCCAGCTCCCGAACGAGTACGTCCCCGACCAGGACCGCGTCGCGTTCATCGACGACGCGTGGGGGAGCCTCGCGAACTGCTGCCCGTTCAACGCCACCGGCCACCCCGCCCTGTCGGTACCGGTCGACCCCGTCGACGGACTGCCGGTCGGCCTGATGCTCGTCGGGGAGCAGTTCGACGACGGGACGGTCCTCGACGCGGGGCGGGCGGTCGAGGCGGTCGTCTGA
- a CDS encoding HIT family protein, with protein sequence MDQMFAPWRLEWVQRDDREETFDGCVLCGLADGDDREHRILARNDHAYVVLNNAPYAPGHSMVVPTDHVGEYHHLDETTMLALDRLQSATMETLENVYAPQGFNVGMNIGKAGGASIEDHLHVHVVPRWEGDATFMPTTADTQVIVEALDESYEKLRKEFRRVAGAGGVEPEGAIRVDG encoded by the coding sequence ATGGACCAGATGTTCGCGCCGTGGCGCCTGGAGTGGGTCCAGCGCGACGACAGGGAGGAGACGTTCGACGGCTGTGTTCTCTGTGGGCTGGCGGACGGAGACGACCGCGAGCACCGCATCCTCGCCCGCAACGACCACGCCTACGTCGTCCTGAACAACGCGCCGTACGCGCCGGGACACTCGATGGTCGTCCCGACGGACCACGTGGGGGAGTACCACCACCTCGACGAGACGACGATGCTCGCGCTGGACCGCCTCCAGAGCGCGACGATGGAGACGCTGGAGAACGTCTACGCCCCGCAGGGGTTCAACGTCGGGATGAACATCGGCAAGGCCGGCGGCGCCTCCATCGAGGACCACCTCCACGTCCACGTCGTCCCACGGTGGGAGGGCGACGCCACCTTCATGCCCACCACTGCCGACACGCAGGTCATCGTCGAGGCGCTGGACGAGAGCTACGAGAAGCTCCGCAAGGAGTTCCGGAGAGTCGCCGGGGCAGGGGGCGTGGAACCGGAGGGTGCGATCCGGGTCGACGGCTGA
- the ribB gene encoding 3,4-dihydroxy-2-butanone-4-phosphate synthase has translation MSQSEPVPEAASSVERAVRAFRTGSPVLVHDFDDREGETDLVYPAAAVTPADVARLRNDAGGLVCVALDEATAAAFDLPFLADEFDHPAASSDHLSYDERSSFSLTVNHRDTRTGIPDEDRALTISELGAAAAAPASVDFAATFRAPGHVHLLRGASGLLAERRGHTELSLALARAAGRAPATVVCEMLDDETGRALPPTAARNYARAENLVYVEGRDIVAELQ, from the coding sequence GTGTCGCAGAGTGAACCCGTGCCGGAGGCTGCTTCGAGCGTGGAGCGGGCCGTCCGGGCGTTCCGTACCGGATCGCCCGTCCTCGTTCACGACTTCGACGACCGCGAGGGGGAGACCGACCTCGTCTACCCGGCTGCCGCGGTGACGCCCGCGGACGTGGCCCGACTCCGGAACGACGCGGGAGGGCTCGTCTGCGTCGCGCTCGACGAGGCCACCGCCGCGGCGTTCGATCTGCCGTTCCTCGCCGACGAGTTCGACCACCCGGCCGCGTCGAGCGACCACCTCTCGTACGACGAGCGGTCCTCGTTCTCGCTCACGGTGAACCACCGGGACACGCGCACGGGCATCCCCGACGAGGACCGCGCGCTGACCATCTCGGAACTGGGGGCGGCGGCGGCCGCCCCTGCCTCCGTCGATTTCGCGGCGACGTTCCGCGCGCCCGGCCACGTCCACCTCCTCCGTGGCGCGTCCGGCCTCCTCGCCGAGCGCCGGGGCCACACGGAGCTGAGCCTCGCCCTGGCCCGTGCGGCCGGCCGGGCCCCCGCGACGGTCGTCTGCGAGATGCTGGACGACGAGACGGGCCGGGCGCTCCCCCCGACCGCGGCCCGGAACTACGCACGGGCGGAGAACCTCGTCTACGTCGAGGGCCGAGACATCGTCGCCGAACTCCAGTGA
- a CDS encoding CTP-dependent riboflavin kinase, which produces MMIAPREHDSIDYNELATLKQLALDGGLGRPVHVSCSELSGKLGVSAQTVSRRLRELEETDHVSRQLVDDGQNVSITEKGESVLHGEYYEYRRLFAAGDEPTLAGTVTDGMGEGKHYISLDGYQRQFEARLGYEPFPGTLNVAVGDDTPHRDRLQTMADGVRIDEWSDEERTYGAATCYPVTVEAGEGEFSPAHILVPDRTHHDERIVEVIAPVELRAELAIDAGSEVILRVAE; this is translated from the coding sequence ATGATGATCGCGCCACGCGAACACGACTCGATAGACTACAACGAGCTGGCGACGCTCAAACAGCTCGCACTCGACGGCGGACTGGGGCGGCCGGTCCACGTCTCCTGTAGCGAACTCTCGGGGAAACTCGGGGTCTCGGCCCAGACGGTCTCCCGGCGGTTGCGCGAACTGGAGGAGACCGACCACGTCTCGCGGCAGCTGGTCGACGACGGCCAGAACGTCAGCATCACCGAGAAGGGTGAGTCCGTCCTGCACGGGGAGTACTACGAGTACCGCCGCCTGTTCGCCGCCGGGGACGAACCGACCCTGGCCGGGACCGTCACCGACGGGATGGGTGAGGGCAAGCACTACATCTCGCTGGACGGGTACCAGCGCCAGTTCGAGGCGCGGCTGGGGTACGAGCCGTTCCCCGGGACGCTCAACGTGGCCGTCGGCGACGACACCCCCCACCGGGACCGGCTCCAGACGATGGCCGACGGCGTCCGCATCGACGAGTGGAGCGACGAGGAGCGGACCTACGGCGCCGCGACCTGCTACCCCGTGACCGTCGAGGCGGGCGAGGGGGAGTTCTCGCCGGCGCACATCCTCGTCCCCGACCGGACCCACCACGACGAGCGGATCGTGGAGGTCATCGCGCCGGTCGAACTGCGGGCCGAACTGGCCATCGACGCCGGGAGCGAGGTGATCCTCCGTGTCGCAGAGTGA